One Tolypothrix bouteillei VB521301 DNA window includes the following coding sequences:
- a CDS encoding acetolactate synthase large subunit encodes MNTAELLVQCLENEGVEYVFGLPGEENLHVLEALKHSSIKFITTRHEQGAAFMADVYGRLTGKAGVCLSTLGPGATNLMTGVADANLDGAPLVAITGQVGTDRMHIESHQYLDLVAMFAPVTKWNKQIVRPSITPELVRKAFKRSQSEKPGAVHIDLPENIAAMPADGKPLQKDKIEKTFASFASIRAAAAVISQAVNPIILVGNGAIRAQASDAVTQFATQLNIPVANTFMGKGIIPYTHPLALWAVGLQQRDFITCGFSNTDLVIAIGYDLIEFSPKKWNPEGKIPIIHIATTPAEIDSSYIPKVEVVGDISDSLLEILKVADRQGKPNPYAISLRTNIRADYEQYANDDAFPIKPQKLIYDLRQVMGPEDIVISDVGAHKMWIARHYHCYSPNTCIISNGFAAMGIAIPGALAAKLVYPDRKVVAATGDGGFMMNCQELETALRVGTPFVTLIFNDGGYGLIEWKQENHFGKGRSSFVHFGNPDFVKFAESMGLKGYRVEAATDLVPMLKDALAQDVPAVIDCRVDYRENIRFTQKAGELSCSL; translated from the coding sequence ATGAATACGGCTGAACTACTAGTACAATGCTTGGAAAATGAAGGTGTAGAATATGTTTTTGGACTGCCTGGCGAAGAAAACCTGCACGTTCTAGAAGCCTTAAAACACTCTTCAATTAAGTTCATCACCACTCGTCACGAACAGGGTGCGGCGTTCATGGCAGATGTTTACGGACGTTTGACAGGAAAAGCTGGAGTTTGCCTTTCTACGCTCGGACCTGGGGCAACAAACTTAATGACAGGAGTGGCAGATGCTAACCTTGATGGAGCACCCTTGGTTGCCATCACCGGGCAAGTGGGAACAGATAGAATGCATATCGAATCCCATCAATATCTTGACTTGGTAGCAATGTTTGCCCCAGTAACAAAATGGAACAAACAGATTGTCAGACCAAGTATTACGCCAGAACTTGTGCGAAAAGCCTTTAAGCGATCGCAAAGTGAAAAACCGGGCGCAGTCCATATTGACTTGCCAGAAAATATAGCTGCCATGCCCGCAGACGGCAAACCATTGCAAAAAGACAAAATAGAAAAAACCTTTGCATCTTTTGCCAGTATTAGAGCAGCTGCAGCAGTGATTTCTCAAGCAGTTAACCCCATAATTCTAGTAGGAAATGGGGCGATCCGCGCTCAAGCCAGTGATGCAGTCACCCAGTTCGCCACCCAGTTAAATATTCCCGTTGCCAATACATTTATGGGGAAAGGTATTATTCCTTACACCCATCCTCTCGCACTGTGGGCAGTAGGATTGCAACAGCGAGATTTCATTACCTGTGGCTTCTCTAATACCGATCTGGTCATTGCCATTGGCTACGATTTAATTGAATTCTCCCCGAAAAAATGGAACCCCGAAGGCAAAATACCCATTATTCATATTGCAACAACTCCTGCAGAAATTGATAGCAGTTATATTCCTAAAGTAGAAGTTGTAGGGGATATTTCAGATTCACTTTTAGAGATATTAAAAGTTGCAGATAGGCAAGGCAAACCAAACCCTTACGCCATCAGCCTGCGAACAAATATTCGTGCTGATTACGAACAATATGCCAATGATGATGCATTCCCCATCAAGCCGCAAAAGCTCATTTACGATTTGCGGCAAGTCATGGGACCAGAAGACATTGTTATTTCCGATGTAGGCGCACACAAAATGTGGATTGCTCGCCATTACCACTGCTACAGCCCCAATACCTGTATTATTTCCAATGGATTCGCTGCAATGGGAATTGCCATTCCCGGTGCCTTAGCCGCAAAACTCGTCTATCCCGATCGCAAAGTTGTTGCAGCAACTGGAGATGGTGGCTTTATGATGAACTGCCAGGAACTAGAAACTGCTTTGCGTGTTGGGACACCTTTTGTCACCCTAATCTTTAACGATGGTGGCTATGGATTGATTGAGTGGAAGCAAGAAAACCACTTTGGTAAAGGGCGTTCATCCTTTGTTCATTTTGGCAATCCCGACTTTGTCAAATTTGCAGAAAGCATGGGACTAAAAGGCTACCGAGTTGAAGCCGCCACAGATTTAGTTCCCATGCTCAAAGACGCCCTCGCCCAAGACGTACCTGCTGTCATAGATTGTCGTGTAGACTATCGAGAAAACATCCGCTTTACCCAAAAAGCTGGTGAGTTAAGTTGTTCTTTGTAA
- a CDS encoding adenylate/guanylate cyclase domain-containing protein, translating to MTELKLRLQEGTSEKMITVHQDTFTIGRLPQCDLCIASGGVSRFHARLTKTPSGTWTVEDLGSKNGTQLNEHLVTSPHQVRSGDIIWLGDVSLVVLLTPIEQTTYKPEAGATAQGRTILRNVKQLQEQWLLTDIDDSDIANKDKTIARLKDLVDIAKNLSAAASIQEIFSQVQEVVFRYLDSIDRLALLIDVGGCGKLELMNAATRDFSQHEYLLVDGDWISRSICQKVFEEKVAIQTADAQNDERFAGENSILVKGIRSAMAVPLWDENKVVGVLYADAHLSSHHWTQEGEEELRFFSALANIVASSVQRWLLAEKLKSEESLRQRLERYHSPAVVQQLISVGVLPDGRLPPQDSEISILFADLVGFTALSERLSPTKIAELLNYLFEEMLKEVFAFGGTLDKYIGDCIMAFFGAPEPQPDHANRAVAAAMGMLTRLETLNTRNFWEEPLQLRIAINSGRAVVGDVGSSQRVEYTALGATINLAARMEGVCPPGECVLSEVTYSLLSNPSDFYEMGEYRFKGIDRLVKVYQTKMHERH from the coding sequence ATGACAGAACTGAAACTGCGTCTGCAAGAGGGAACTTCCGAAAAAATGATAACGGTGCATCAAGATACATTTACAATAGGTCGCTTGCCTCAATGTGACCTTTGTATAGCATCTGGAGGCGTTTCCCGTTTCCATGCCCGATTGACAAAAACTCCTTCCGGTACATGGACTGTTGAGGATTTAGGAAGTAAAAATGGAACCCAATTAAACGAACACCTTGTGACATCGCCCCACCAGGTACGTAGTGGCGACATTATTTGGTTGGGAGATGTGAGTCTAGTTGTTCTACTGACTCCTATAGAACAGACAACGTACAAGCCAGAAGCAGGAGCAACCGCTCAAGGAAGAACAATTCTACGTAATGTTAAACAATTGCAAGAGCAATGGCTGCTGACTGATATTGATGACAGCGATATTGCCAACAAAGACAAAACCATTGCCCGTTTAAAAGACCTAGTAGACATAGCAAAGAATCTTTCTGCAGCAGCTTCCATACAAGAGATTTTCTCCCAAGTTCAGGAAGTTGTTTTTCGTTACCTTGACAGTATAGACCGTTTGGCGCTTCTAATTGATGTCGGTGGGTGCGGCAAGCTGGAATTAATGAATGCGGCTACAAGAGATTTTTCCCAACACGAATATTTATTAGTTGATGGTGATTGGATTAGTCGCAGTATCTGCCAAAAGGTTTTTGAGGAAAAAGTTGCCATTCAAACTGCTGATGCTCAAAATGATGAACGGTTTGCTGGCGAAAACAGTATTTTAGTGAAAGGTATTCGTAGCGCTATGGCGGTCCCTTTATGGGATGAAAATAAAGTCGTTGGAGTTCTCTACGCTGATGCCCACCTTTCATCACACCATTGGACACAAGAAGGTGAGGAAGAACTTAGGTTTTTTTCAGCTTTGGCAAATATTGTCGCTTCTAGCGTACAGCGTTGGTTGTTAGCAGAGAAACTTAAAAGTGAGGAGTCACTTCGCCAAAGATTGGAACGGTATCATTCCCCGGCGGTGGTGCAGCAGCTGATCTCTGTAGGAGTTCTACCTGATGGTCGTTTACCACCACAAGACAGTGAAATTAGTATTTTATTTGCGGATTTAGTTGGATTTACTGCCCTTTCAGAACGGTTATCGCCAACTAAGATTGCGGAACTACTGAACTATTTATTTGAAGAAATGCTAAAGGAAGTGTTTGCCTTCGGCGGCACTTTGGATAAGTATATTGGTGATTGTATTATGGCGTTTTTTGGTGCGCCCGAACCACAGCCAGATCATGCCAATCGCGCTGTAGCCGCTGCCATGGGAATGCTAACTCGTCTGGAAACGCTTAATACTCGGAATTTTTGGGAAGAACCGCTTCAATTACGGATAGCAATTAATAGTGGCAGAGCAGTGGTGGGAGATGTTGGTAGTTCTCAGAGAGTTGAGTATACCGCATTAGGAGCAACTATTAATTTAGCAGCCCGAATGGAAGGAGTTTGCCCTCCTGGAGAATGTGTTCTCAGTGAAGTTACTTATAGTTTGCTTTCAAATCCCTCGGATTTTTATGAGATGGGAGAGTATCGCTTTAAAGGCATCGATCGATTGGTTAAGGTTTATCAGACAAAGATGCATGAAAGGCATTAA
- a CDS encoding VanZ family protein produces MKQGKNFFPKNTLLNRGIFAKDIWMVLGSILVVLVATLYPFNFSSPENFSIRKIPSQFESTSDFIDQVNNILLFIPFGFSLGNALQKIRRIPLLGKIVLVFLGSAGLSLTVELLQIFLPSREPTPADLINNSISGLVGLLCFYLCASQHLNSLFSSIENSKLARSTQKISLFFCGYILLAFTISIVWLGTTNLSGWNPNYPLILGNETTGNRPWQGYISKIYIADRAISKSEVEKVFVDENYLKTLGDSLVTSYQFPEQCCQPEETVKSPKLREKKLWWDRLSENQQGQGVFLSPGNWLETANPVTSLNKRIRETSELTISTTVASSDISQTGPARIISVSNGPLRRNFTLGQERTALDLRIRTSITGENGSELKMRVPNVFTDNNPHHIVLTYSKGTLQVYIDTLSHFSTFNLLDLIPKQQQIFYYAITFIPLGICLTIITVLARRKIFLYRFLLFSGILLPSLILESILVSENGKSISLRNFLLGIFFTTGTVLVLRLRALMVMKKTTV; encoded by the coding sequence ATGAAACAAGGTAAAAACTTTTTTCCAAAAAATACTCTTTTGAATAGAGGCATTTTTGCGAAAGATATTTGGATGGTTTTAGGTAGCATATTAGTCGTGCTAGTAGCTACACTTTATCCCTTCAATTTTTCTTCACCCGAGAATTTTTCAATACGAAAGATACCCAGCCAATTTGAAAGTACAAGCGATTTTATAGACCAAGTCAATAACATTCTCTTATTTATTCCTTTTGGATTCAGTCTTGGTAATGCTTTACAAAAAATCAGAAGAATACCATTGTTAGGAAAAATTGTACTGGTTTTCCTGGGGAGCGCAGGGTTATCTCTGACAGTTGAACTTTTACAGATATTTTTACCATCTAGAGAACCCACCCCTGCCGATTTGATTAATAATAGTATTAGTGGATTGGTAGGTCTACTATGTTTTTATTTGTGTGCTTCTCAACATCTGAATAGTCTTTTTAGCAGCATAGAAAATAGCAAATTAGCAAGGTCTACCCAAAAGATATCATTGTTTTTTTGCGGATATATATTGTTAGCATTTACTATCTCCATTGTTTGGTTAGGAACAACAAATTTAAGTGGTTGGAATCCGAACTATCCATTAATACTTGGAAACGAGACAACAGGAAATAGACCATGGCAAGGATATATCTCTAAAATTTATATTGCCGATAGAGCTATTTCAAAAAGCGAAGTAGAAAAAGTATTTGTTGATGAAAATTATTTGAAGACACTGGGAGACTCTCTAGTCACTTCTTACCAATTTCCCGAACAATGTTGTCAGCCAGAAGAAACTGTAAAAAGTCCGAAGTTACGAGAGAAAAAACTTTGGTGGGATCGTTTGTCAGAAAACCAGCAAGGTCAAGGAGTGTTTTTAAGCCCAGGTAATTGGTTAGAAACGGCGAATCCTGTCACTTCTTTAAACAAAAGAATTCGTGAAACTTCTGAGTTAACTATAAGTACCACTGTCGCTAGTTCTGATATAAGTCAAACTGGACCCGCTCGTATTATATCTGTTTCCAACGGACCGCTTCGTCGCAATTTTACCTTGGGACAGGAGAGAACTGCTTTGGATTTGCGAATTAGAACTTCTATTACGGGAGAAAATGGTTCGGAATTAAAGATGAGAGTTCCCAATGTTTTTACAGACAACAATCCCCATCATATAGTACTCACGTACTCTAAAGGCACGCTCCAAGTTTATATTGACACATTAAGTCATTTTAGTACATTCAATTTACTGGACTTAATACCCAAACAACAGCAAATTTTTTACTACGCTATCACCTTTATTCCTTTGGGAATTTGTTTGACGATTATTACAGTTCTAGCCAGAAGAAAAATCTTCCTTTATAGGTTTTTGCTTTTCAGTGGAATCTTATTACCTTCTTTGATACTAGAAAGTATTTTGGTAAGTGAAAACGGTAAGAGTATCAGCCTCAGAAATTTTTTACTGGGTATATTCTTTACAACAGGTACTGTGCTAGTGTTAAGGTTGCGTGCTTTGATGGTAATGAAAAAAACAACCGTATAG
- a CDS encoding glutathione S-transferase family protein, with product MKFYHHPISPNSRRVWITLLEKGISFEEVEVNLDGEQFKPEFLAINPFHRIPALVDDGFHMVESLAILDYLEAKYPTPAMLPTDAKDIGIVRMAQLATVHELMPAIIPLTPVMFDLPGADPEKVERSKQKISTVLKFFEGLLDNRPFFGSDSITLAEPVAGTIVPWLPWGGVSLSEYPKLSAWCDRLTARPTWQKTQTPEIIEAIKSRVAAMMAKKSW from the coding sequence ATGAAGTTTTACCATCATCCAATTTCACCAAATTCCCGTCGTGTCTGGATTACCCTCTTGGAAAAAGGAATCTCGTTTGAAGAAGTGGAAGTCAATCTGGATGGCGAACAGTTTAAACCAGAGTTTTTAGCAATTAACCCTTTTCACCGAATTCCTGCTTTGGTGGATGATGGTTTTCATATGGTGGAATCTTTAGCAATCTTGGATTATTTAGAGGCAAAGTATCCTACACCCGCTATGTTACCCACTGATGCGAAGGATATCGGAATTGTACGGATGGCGCAACTGGCAACGGTGCATGAATTAATGCCTGCTATAATCCCATTGACCCCCGTGATGTTCGATTTACCTGGAGCAGATCCTGAAAAAGTTGAGCGCTCAAAACAGAAAATTTCAACAGTCCTGAAGTTTTTTGAGGGTTTGCTCGATAACCGACCTTTTTTTGGCAGTGACAGTATAACTCTTGCCGAACCTGTAGCTGGTACTATAGTACCTTGGTTGCCATGGGGTGGCGTTTCCCTCAGTGAATATCCAAAACTGAGTGCTTGGTGCGATCGTCTGACAGCACGTCCGACTTGGCAAAAAACCCAAACTCCAGAAATCATAGAGGCGATAAAATCTCGCGTAGCAGCAATGATGGCAAAGAAATCTTGGTAG
- the clpS gene encoding ATP-dependent Clp protease adapter ClpS has translation MATRLSIAATVPTIAPERSSQVTYKPYPNYKVIVLDDDFNTFQHVHDCLVKYIPGMTSDRAWELTNQVHYEGQAIVWVGPQEPAELYHQQLRRAGLTMAPLEAA, from the coding sequence ATGGCTACCAGACTTTCAATAGCAGCAACAGTACCAACCATAGCTCCTGAACGGTCTAGTCAAGTTACTTACAAGCCATATCCAAATTATAAAGTGATAGTCTTAGATGATGACTTTAATACATTTCAGCACGTTCACGACTGTTTGGTGAAGTATATTCCGGGTATGACTAGCGATCGCGCATGGGAACTGACTAACCAGGTGCATTACGAAGGTCAAGCCATTGTTTGGGTGGGTCCGCAAGAACCAGCTGAACTTTATCACCAACAGCTGCGTCGAGCTGGATTAACAATGGCTCCTCTTGAAGCAGCATAA
- a CDS encoding HigA family addiction module antitoxin, whose product MGKKIQNQYTPDYVSAPGETLQEVVEERGMSQAELAERTGIPRKTINEIINGKAAITPETALQFERVLGIPASFWNSRERRYREAQARAEEQKRLEWVLDEPEN is encoded by the coding sequence ATGGGTAAAAAAATTCAAAATCAGTACACGCCAGACTATGTTTCTGCTCCAGGGGAAACTCTTCAAGAAGTCGTTGAAGAACGTGGTATGTCCCAAGCAGAACTGGCGGAACGAACGGGTATACCTAGAAAAACGATTAACGAAATCATTAATGGGAAAGCAGCAATTACTCCAGAAACAGCATTGCAATTTGAGCGGGTTTTAGGAATTCCAGCCAGCTTCTGGAACAGCCGCGAACGACGATATCGAGAAGCACAGGCTCGGGCAGAAGAACAAAAGCGTTTAGAGTGGGTATTAGATGAGCCGGAAAACTAA
- a CDS encoding NAD-dependent succinate-semialdehyde dehydrogenase → MAIATINPATGELLKTFEPLNATEIATKVDFAQQAFEQYRKTGFPERALWMQKAAEVLEQEKAEYAKLMTLEMGKPFKAAIAEVEKCALVCRYYADHAPQFLSDVTVKTDASHSFVRYQPLGIILAVMPWNFPFWQVFRFAAPALMAGNVGLLKHASNVPQCALAIEEIIRRAGFPEGVFQTLLIGASKVASLMADDRIKAATLTGSEPAGASLAAASGTQIKKTVLELGGSDPFIVLESADLEAAASTATSARMLNNGQSCIAAKRFIVAESVADKFEKLLLEKFQALKVGDPMDPETDLGPLATPDLLKELDQQVHACVKNGAKLLIGGHPVSDRPGNYYPPTILTEISPENPMAKEEFFGPVAMLFRVADLDAAIKLANSTPFGLGASAWTTNAEERDRLTEEIEAGSVFINGMVKSDPRLPFGGIKRSGYGRELSIQGIHEFVNVKTVWVK, encoded by the coding sequence ATGGCTATCGCCACCATTAATCCCGCAACAGGGGAATTGCTCAAAACTTTTGAGCCGTTAAATGCTACCGAAATCGCGACAAAAGTCGATTTTGCACAACAGGCTTTTGAGCAGTATCGAAAAACTGGTTTTCCAGAACGAGCATTGTGGATGCAGAAAGCGGCTGAGGTTCTAGAGCAAGAAAAAGCAGAATATGCCAAGCTGATGACTCTGGAGATGGGCAAGCCTTTTAAAGCAGCGATCGCAGAAGTAGAAAAATGCGCTCTTGTCTGTCGCTACTATGCCGACCACGCTCCTCAATTCCTCAGTGATGTAACTGTCAAAACTGATGCAAGTCATAGTTTTGTCCGCTACCAACCACTAGGCATTATTCTTGCCGTTATGCCTTGGAATTTTCCTTTCTGGCAGGTCTTCCGATTTGCCGCACCTGCTTTGATGGCGGGAAATGTAGGATTGCTCAAACACGCTTCTAATGTTCCCCAATGTGCTTTAGCGATCGAAGAAATTATACGACGAGCAGGTTTTCCCGAAGGAGTTTTCCAAACCTTATTGATAGGGGCTAGCAAGGTAGCTTCCTTAATGGCAGACGATCGCATCAAAGCCGCCACACTGACAGGAAGTGAGCCAGCCGGAGCAAGTTTAGCCGCCGCATCGGGAACGCAAATTAAAAAAACAGTTTTGGAATTGGGAGGTAGCGACCCCTTTATTGTTTTAGAAAGTGCAGATCTAGAAGCAGCAGCAAGCACAGCAACTTCCGCACGAATGTTGAATAACGGTCAATCTTGTATCGCAGCCAAACGCTTTATAGTTGCTGAATCTGTCGCAGATAAGTTTGAAAAGTTGTTGCTAGAAAAATTCCAAGCCTTGAAAGTGGGCGACCCTATGGACCCTGAAACTGATTTGGGACCCCTAGCCACCCCCGATCTGCTTAAGGAGTTAGACCAACAAGTGCATGCTTGTGTTAAGAATGGTGCAAAACTTCTCATAGGAGGGCATCCTGTATCAGATAGACCTGGTAATTACTATCCTCCAACGATTCTCACGGAGATTTCTCCAGAAAATCCAATGGCAAAGGAAGAGTTTTTCGGTCCTGTAGCAATGCTATTTCGTGTTGCGGATCTTGATGCCGCAATCAAACTAGCAAATTCCACACCCTTTGGCTTGGGAGCCAGTGCATGGACAACTAACGCTGAAGAACGCGATCGTCTGACTGAAGAAATCGAAGCAGGTTCGGTATTTATCAACGGAATGGTAAAATCTGACCCCCGCTTACCCTTTGGAGGCATTAAGCGTTCCGGATATGGCAGAGAACTGAGTATCCAAGGCATTCATGAGTTCGTCAATGTTAAAACTGTATGGGTTAAATAA
- a CDS encoding type IV pilus twitching motility protein PilT, whose product MTTGNVNNLEILTLEQFLNNAQIQQALDVHIAIGDVPYFRIKGILKASSDSTIDELKFWTWAETVFNVDEIQQIKSGSPLQIFHQYPFGNVSVSCFLTLQGAVMAIRFLPLNIPTFEKLGIPVALKNICQHLQGLILVTGEIGSGKTTTLASLVDYLNREMSRKIFIIEEAVTYVHQNHQSLINHWVVGTHTPNIVEGVLTALKNDADVIVLNELSDRSTVDVALRAARSGTLVLACLHTSRAIAAIQELFTLYSTQEQDFIRFRLADSLKAILSQRLVSTLSGDCKRTAIFELLLTTDVVRSHILEGRVQHLLTLMQQGQDRGMSTLEVELQKLLQSERITQEIFAETLQKLTF is encoded by the coding sequence ATGACTACTGGCAATGTTAATAATTTAGAAATTTTGACTTTAGAGCAATTCCTGAATAATGCACAAATACAACAAGCTTTGGATGTTCATATAGCAATCGGTGATGTTCCTTATTTTCGCATCAAAGGAATATTAAAAGCAAGTTCAGATTCTACAATCGATGAATTGAAATTCTGGACTTGGGCAGAGACAGTTTTTAATGTGGATGAAATTCAGCAAATAAAATCTGGTTCTCCTTTACAAATATTTCATCAATACCCTTTTGGTAATGTTTCTGTATCATGTTTTTTGACTTTACAGGGTGCTGTGATGGCGATTAGGTTTTTGCCTCTTAATATCCCTACATTCGAGAAGCTAGGAATTCCTGTAGCATTAAAAAATATCTGTCAGCACTTACAGGGACTAATTTTAGTCACTGGTGAGATCGGTAGTGGTAAAACGACAACTTTAGCTAGTCTTGTAGATTATTTGAATCGGGAAATGAGCCGAAAAATCTTCATTATTGAAGAAGCGGTTACTTATGTACATCAAAATCATCAATCCTTAATTAACCATTGGGTGGTGGGAACACATACTCCCAATATCGTTGAGGGAGTGCTAACAGCATTAAAGAATGATGCTGATGTAATTGTGCTCAATGAGTTAAGCGATCGCTCTACTGTTGATGTTGCCCTACGCGCTGCTCGCTCTGGTACTCTAGTCTTAGCTTGTCTGCATACTAGCAGAGCGATCGCTGCAATTCAAGAATTATTCACTCTTTACAGTACCCAAGAACAGGATTTTATTCGCTTTCGTCTGGCTGATAGTTTAAAAGCAATTCTTTCTCAACGATTAGTCTCAACCCTCAGTGGTGACTGCAAACGTACAGCCATTTTTGAGCTTTTGTTAACAACTGATGTCGTTCGCAGTCATATTTTAGAGGGTAGGGTACAGCATTTGCTAACACTAATGCAGCAAGGTCAAGACCGTGGTATGTCTACTCTAGAGGTTGAATTGCAAAAGCTGTTACAATCCGAGCGCATTACTCAGGAAATCTTTGCAGAAACTTTACAAAAACTGACTTTCTGA
- a CDS encoding DUF2103 domain-containing protein — translation MTKPSEGRLVWNHSTHISGLIPILERLIKQNGIQTVTPGEIGRVKGHCPHLQLRVSIPIRGGFKVIARHGKTVQEVFILTNLDKEQLEEAISVAMRK, via the coding sequence ATGACTAAACCCTCTGAGGGCAGACTTGTCTGGAATCACTCAACCCACATCAGCGGTCTCATCCCAATTCTAGAGCGTCTGATCAAACAAAATGGCATTCAAACTGTAACGCCTGGGGAGATTGGGCGAGTGAAAGGTCACTGCCCTCATTTACAGTTACGGGTATCTATACCGATCCGGGGTGGCTTTAAGGTGATAGCACGTCACGGGAAAACCGTACAAGAAGTATTTATTCTAACGAATTTAGATAAAGAGCAACTCGAAGAGGCGATTTCAGTTGCAATGAGAAAATAA
- a CDS encoding M48 family metalloprotease, translated as MFAWKLKLLAIVSLCSLFFPNHPPILAQATVENTPTPTASSVYQQAKEKLPSDLYAIYRIVDRIARANEIDSRPWQVKIVKKYDNFSFASEENLITVHSSVLNQLVGDSSALACLVGHEMGHHVKRHIAVSETQKALLLAKIKEETEQEVLGTKKTSSTESTVNYVGGAIANHVLPGFLGNLVNGVLERRNTNRAQQAEKRIQEMIAQKTEDLEQRLALQSKEQELEADQMGYLTSIRAGFEPEGCLRALDLLAKTPGFETVIPPTSLRIESLKDFITKNPPQTLAQEGEARISATQPLTYDLSKNGESLKINSRHGASVADDIDAKFGK; from the coding sequence ATGTTTGCTTGGAAACTAAAACTTTTAGCTATCGTTTCTTTATGTTCGCTATTTTTTCCCAATCACCCGCCGATTTTGGCACAAGCAACTGTAGAAAATACCCCAACTCCCACTGCTTCGAGCGTCTATCAACAAGCAAAAGAAAAGCTGCCGTCTGACTTGTATGCTATTTACCGTATTGTCGATCGCATTGCTCGTGCTAATGAAATTGATAGTCGTCCTTGGCAAGTGAAGATTGTAAAAAAATATGATAATTTTAGCTTTGCAAGTGAAGAGAACCTGATAACAGTTCATAGCAGTGTTCTGAACCAATTGGTAGGCGATTCCTCAGCCCTGGCTTGTTTGGTAGGTCACGAAATGGGTCATCATGTAAAGCGCCATATAGCTGTTAGCGAGACTCAAAAGGCTCTATTGCTTGCCAAAATTAAAGAGGAAACCGAACAGGAAGTTTTGGGGACAAAAAAAACTTCATCCACAGAGTCAACAGTGAACTACGTAGGAGGTGCGATCGCCAACCATGTCTTACCTGGATTTCTTGGTAACTTAGTCAACGGTGTTCTCGAAAGAAGAAATACCAATCGAGCACAGCAAGCAGAGAAACGCATACAGGAGATGATTGCTCAAAAGACAGAAGATTTAGAACAACGCCTTGCATTACAGAGCAAAGAGCAAGAATTAGAAGCAGATCAAATGGGCTATTTAACCTCTATCCGTGCGGGTTTTGAGCCAGAAGGATGTTTGCGAGCGTTAGATCTTCTTGCTAAAACGCCGGGATTTGAGACCGTAATTCCACCTACATCTCTAAGAATAGAATCCTTAAAAGATTTCATCACAAAAAACCCTCCTCAAACGTTAGCACAGGAGGGAGAAGCGAGAATTTCTGCAACACAACCTTTAACCTACGACTTGTCTAAAAACGGGGAGTCACTCAAAATTAACTCCCGTCATGGTGCTTCAGTTGCAGACGATATTGATGCAAAGTTTGGGAAATAG